A section of the Oncorhynchus tshawytscha isolate Ot180627B linkage group LG09, Otsh_v2.0, whole genome shotgun sequence genome encodes:
- the fkbp6 gene encoding inactive peptidyl-prolyl cis-trans isomerase FKBP6 isoform X3 produces the protein MMSANGLSTRIQQFLDPHALAHTPSPFHRLGQQMQDILGDGGILKEVVQPGEGPPVPRDSSVSIHFSGFLEYSDRPFETTSHLKYPRMMKLGRDVTLCGLELGILTMRKGEFSRFLFLPEYAYGAMGCPPLIPPVATVLYEVQVLDFLDSAEVDEFFAMSPVMHLCLLGISCDFVGCRSQTHLFRQEEQNTAPLSMLLNVVDTERSFGNRCFNHSRFEDAKDRYKQAVTLLGNRKAEDEEEKRSIVAGQLPIYLNLSLTQLRLDRPLKALEYGHKALKIDPNNTKALFRCGQVRPSGRGEFIFIHYKDCLDKEKELCSKMFADFVKK, from the exons ATGATGTCAGCGAACGGACTGTCGACCAGAATTCAGCAGTTTTTGGATCCCCACGCGCTGGCACATACTCCG AGCCCTTTCCACCGCCTCGGCCAGCAGATGCAGGACATCTTGGGCGATGGAGGGATCCTGAAGGAAGTGGTCCAACCTGGAGAAGGCCCACCAGTGCCAAGAGATTCATCTGTCTCAA TCCATTTCTCTGGATTTTTGGAGTACTCTGACCGACCATTTGAGACCACCAGCCATCTGAAGTACCCTCGAATGATGAAGCTTGGAAGAG ACGTGACTCTGTGTGGCCTTGAGCTTGGTATTCTGACCATGAGGAAGGGAGAGTTCTCTCGTTTTCTCTTCCTGCCTGAGTACGCCTATGGAGCGATGGGCTGCCCTCCACTCATTCCTCCTGTAGCCACTGTGCTCTACGAGGTGCAGGTCCTCGACTTCCTCGACTCGGCCGAAGTGGATGAGTTCTTCGCAATGAGTCCG GTCATGCATCTCTGCTTACTGGGGATTAGTTGTGACTTTGTTGGCTGCCGCTCCCAAACCCATCTCTTCCGCCAGGAGGAGCAGAACACAGCTCCTCTGTCCATGCTCCTCAACGTGGTCGACACAGAGCGCAGCTTTGGCAACCGCTGCTTCAACCACAGTCGCTTCGAGGACGCCAAAGATCGCTACAAGCAG GCGGTCACTCTGCTGGGGAATCGGAAGgcggaggatgaggaggagaagaggagcatTGTGGCAGGGCAGCTACCCATCTACCTCAACCTGTCGTTGACCCAGCTCCGCCTGGACAGGCCCCTGAAAGCCCTGGAGTATGGCCACAAGGCCCTGAAGATCGACCCCAACAACACCAAGGCCCTGTTCCGCTGTGGTCAGGTCAGACCCTCAGGGCGGGGTGAATTTATATTCAT ACACTACAAGGACTGTTTGGACAAAGAGAAAGAGCTGTGCTCCAAGATGTTTGCTGACTTTGTGAAGAAGTGA
- the fkbp6 gene encoding inactive peptidyl-prolyl cis-trans isomerase FKBP6 isoform X1 produces the protein MMSANGLSTRIQQFLDPHALAHTPSPFHRLGQQMQDILGDGGILKEVVQPGEGPPVPRDSSVSIHFSGFLEYSDRPFETTSHLKYPRMMKLGRDVTLCGLELGILTMRKGEFSRFLFLPEYAYGAMGCPPLIPPVATVLYEVQVLDFLDSAEVDEFFAMSPVMHLCLLGISCDFVGCRSQTHLFRQEEQNTAPLSMLLNVVDTERSFGNRCFNHSRFEDAKDRYKQAVTLLGNRKAEDEEEKRSIVAGQLPIYLNLSLTQLRLDRPLKALEYGHKALKIDPNNTKALFRCGQAYLELFDFEKAQDYLTMAQANKPFDVDINNLLRKLAIHYKDCLDKEKELCSKMFADFVKK, from the exons ATGATGTCAGCGAACGGACTGTCGACCAGAATTCAGCAGTTTTTGGATCCCCACGCGCTGGCACATACTCCG AGCCCTTTCCACCGCCTCGGCCAGCAGATGCAGGACATCTTGGGCGATGGAGGGATCCTGAAGGAAGTGGTCCAACCTGGAGAAGGCCCACCAGTGCCAAGAGATTCATCTGTCTCAA TCCATTTCTCTGGATTTTTGGAGTACTCTGACCGACCATTTGAGACCACCAGCCATCTGAAGTACCCTCGAATGATGAAGCTTGGAAGAG ACGTGACTCTGTGTGGCCTTGAGCTTGGTATTCTGACCATGAGGAAGGGAGAGTTCTCTCGTTTTCTCTTCCTGCCTGAGTACGCCTATGGAGCGATGGGCTGCCCTCCACTCATTCCTCCTGTAGCCACTGTGCTCTACGAGGTGCAGGTCCTCGACTTCCTCGACTCGGCCGAAGTGGATGAGTTCTTCGCAATGAGTCCG GTCATGCATCTCTGCTTACTGGGGATTAGTTGTGACTTTGTTGGCTGCCGCTCCCAAACCCATCTCTTCCGCCAGGAGGAGCAGAACACAGCTCCTCTGTCCATGCTCCTCAACGTGGTCGACACAGAGCGCAGCTTTGGCAACCGCTGCTTCAACCACAGTCGCTTCGAGGACGCCAAAGATCGCTACAAGCAG GCGGTCACTCTGCTGGGGAATCGGAAGgcggaggatgaggaggagaagaggagcatTGTGGCAGGGCAGCTACCCATCTACCTCAACCTGTCGTTGACCCAGCTCCGCCTGGACAGGCCCCTGAAAGCCCTGGAGTATGGCCACAAGGCCCTGAAGATCGACCCCAACAACACCAAGGCCCTGTTCCGCTGTGGTCAG GCCTATTTGGAGTTGTTTGACTTTGAGAAAGCCCAGGATTACCTCACGATGGCTCAGGCCAACAAACCTTTTGACGTCGACATCAACAATCTCCTGAGGAAGCTTGCCAT ACACTACAAGGACTGTTTGGACAAAGAGAAAGAGCTGTGCTCCAAGATGTTTGCTGACTTTGTGAAGAAGTGA
- the fkbp6 gene encoding inactive peptidyl-prolyl cis-trans isomerase FKBP6 isoform X2, protein MMSANGLSTRIQQFLDPHALAHTPSPFHRLGQQMQDILGDGGILKEVVQPGEGPPVPRDSSVSIHFSGFLEYSDRPFETTSHLKYPRMMKLGRDVTLCGLELGILTMRKGEFSRFLFLPEYAYGAMGCPPLIPPVATVLYEVQVLDFLDSAEVDEFFAMSPEEQNTAPLSMLLNVVDTERSFGNRCFNHSRFEDAKDRYKQAVTLLGNRKAEDEEEKRSIVAGQLPIYLNLSLTQLRLDRPLKALEYGHKALKIDPNNTKALFRCGQAYLELFDFEKAQDYLTMAQANKPFDVDINNLLRKLAIHYKDCLDKEKELCSKMFADFVKK, encoded by the exons ATGATGTCAGCGAACGGACTGTCGACCAGAATTCAGCAGTTTTTGGATCCCCACGCGCTGGCACATACTCCG AGCCCTTTCCACCGCCTCGGCCAGCAGATGCAGGACATCTTGGGCGATGGAGGGATCCTGAAGGAAGTGGTCCAACCTGGAGAAGGCCCACCAGTGCCAAGAGATTCATCTGTCTCAA TCCATTTCTCTGGATTTTTGGAGTACTCTGACCGACCATTTGAGACCACCAGCCATCTGAAGTACCCTCGAATGATGAAGCTTGGAAGAG ACGTGACTCTGTGTGGCCTTGAGCTTGGTATTCTGACCATGAGGAAGGGAGAGTTCTCTCGTTTTCTCTTCCTGCCTGAGTACGCCTATGGAGCGATGGGCTGCCCTCCACTCATTCCTCCTGTAGCCACTGTGCTCTACGAGGTGCAGGTCCTCGACTTCCTCGACTCGGCCGAAGTGGATGAGTTCTTCGCAATGAGTCCG GAGGAGCAGAACACAGCTCCTCTGTCCATGCTCCTCAACGTGGTCGACACAGAGCGCAGCTTTGGCAACCGCTGCTTCAACCACAGTCGCTTCGAGGACGCCAAAGATCGCTACAAGCAG GCGGTCACTCTGCTGGGGAATCGGAAGgcggaggatgaggaggagaagaggagcatTGTGGCAGGGCAGCTACCCATCTACCTCAACCTGTCGTTGACCCAGCTCCGCCTGGACAGGCCCCTGAAAGCCCTGGAGTATGGCCACAAGGCCCTGAAGATCGACCCCAACAACACCAAGGCCCTGTTCCGCTGTGGTCAG GCCTATTTGGAGTTGTTTGACTTTGAGAAAGCCCAGGATTACCTCACGATGGCTCAGGCCAACAAACCTTTTGACGTCGACATCAACAATCTCCTGAGGAAGCTTGCCAT ACACTACAAGGACTGTTTGGACAAAGAGAAAGAGCTGTGCTCCAAGATGTTTGCTGACTTTGTGAAGAAGTGA
- the fkbp6 gene encoding inactive peptidyl-prolyl cis-trans isomerase FKBP6 isoform X4 has protein sequence MMSANGLSTRIQQFLDPHALAHTPSPFHRLGQQMQDILGDGGILKEVVQPGEGPPVPRDSSVSIHFSGFLEYSDRPFETTSHLKYPRMMKLGRDVTLCGLELGILTMRKGEFSRFLFLPEYAYGAMGCPPLIPPVATVLYEVQVLDFLDSAEVDEFFAMSPVMHLCLLGISCDFVGCRSQTHLFRQEEQNTAPLSMLLNVVDTERSFGNRCFNHSRFEDAKDRYKQAVTLLGNRKAEDEEEKRSIVAGQLPIYLNLSLTQLRLDRPLKALEYGHKALKIDPNNTKALFRCDTTRTVWTKRKSCAPRCLLTL, from the exons ATGATGTCAGCGAACGGACTGTCGACCAGAATTCAGCAGTTTTTGGATCCCCACGCGCTGGCACATACTCCG AGCCCTTTCCACCGCCTCGGCCAGCAGATGCAGGACATCTTGGGCGATGGAGGGATCCTGAAGGAAGTGGTCCAACCTGGAGAAGGCCCACCAGTGCCAAGAGATTCATCTGTCTCAA TCCATTTCTCTGGATTTTTGGAGTACTCTGACCGACCATTTGAGACCACCAGCCATCTGAAGTACCCTCGAATGATGAAGCTTGGAAGAG ACGTGACTCTGTGTGGCCTTGAGCTTGGTATTCTGACCATGAGGAAGGGAGAGTTCTCTCGTTTTCTCTTCCTGCCTGAGTACGCCTATGGAGCGATGGGCTGCCCTCCACTCATTCCTCCTGTAGCCACTGTGCTCTACGAGGTGCAGGTCCTCGACTTCCTCGACTCGGCCGAAGTGGATGAGTTCTTCGCAATGAGTCCG GTCATGCATCTCTGCTTACTGGGGATTAGTTGTGACTTTGTTGGCTGCCGCTCCCAAACCCATCTCTTCCGCCAGGAGGAGCAGAACACAGCTCCTCTGTCCATGCTCCTCAACGTGGTCGACACAGAGCGCAGCTTTGGCAACCGCTGCTTCAACCACAGTCGCTTCGAGGACGCCAAAGATCGCTACAAGCAG GCGGTCACTCTGCTGGGGAATCGGAAGgcggaggatgaggaggagaagaggagcatTGTGGCAGGGCAGCTACCCATCTACCTCAACCTGTCGTTGACCCAGCTCCGCCTGGACAGGCCCCTGAAAGCCCTGGAGTATGGCCACAAGGCCCTGAAGATCGACCCCAACAACACCAAGGCCCTGTTCCGCTGTG ACACTACAAGGACTGTTTGGACAAAGAGAAAGAGCTGTGCTCCAAGATGTTTGCTGACTTTGTGA
- the fkbp6 gene encoding inactive peptidyl-prolyl cis-trans isomerase FKBP6 isoform X5, translating to MMSANGLSTRIQQFLDPHALAHTPSPFHRLGQQMQDILGDGGILKEVVQPGEGPPVPRDSSVSIHFSGFLEYSDRPFETTSHLKYPRMMKLGRDVTLCGLELGILTMRKGEFSRFLFLPEYAYGAMGCPPLIPPVATVLYEVQVLDFLDSAEVDEFFAMSPVMHLCLLGISCDFVGCRSQTHLFRQEEQNTAPLSMLLNVVDTERSFGNRCFNHSRFEDAKDRYKQAVTLLGNRKAEDEEEKRSIVAGQLPIYLNLSLTQLRLDRPLKALEYGHKALKIDPNNTKALFRCGQTLQGLFGQRERAVLQDVC from the exons ATGATGTCAGCGAACGGACTGTCGACCAGAATTCAGCAGTTTTTGGATCCCCACGCGCTGGCACATACTCCG AGCCCTTTCCACCGCCTCGGCCAGCAGATGCAGGACATCTTGGGCGATGGAGGGATCCTGAAGGAAGTGGTCCAACCTGGAGAAGGCCCACCAGTGCCAAGAGATTCATCTGTCTCAA TCCATTTCTCTGGATTTTTGGAGTACTCTGACCGACCATTTGAGACCACCAGCCATCTGAAGTACCCTCGAATGATGAAGCTTGGAAGAG ACGTGACTCTGTGTGGCCTTGAGCTTGGTATTCTGACCATGAGGAAGGGAGAGTTCTCTCGTTTTCTCTTCCTGCCTGAGTACGCCTATGGAGCGATGGGCTGCCCTCCACTCATTCCTCCTGTAGCCACTGTGCTCTACGAGGTGCAGGTCCTCGACTTCCTCGACTCGGCCGAAGTGGATGAGTTCTTCGCAATGAGTCCG GTCATGCATCTCTGCTTACTGGGGATTAGTTGTGACTTTGTTGGCTGCCGCTCCCAAACCCATCTCTTCCGCCAGGAGGAGCAGAACACAGCTCCTCTGTCCATGCTCCTCAACGTGGTCGACACAGAGCGCAGCTTTGGCAACCGCTGCTTCAACCACAGTCGCTTCGAGGACGCCAAAGATCGCTACAAGCAG GCGGTCACTCTGCTGGGGAATCGGAAGgcggaggatgaggaggagaagaggagcatTGTGGCAGGGCAGCTACCCATCTACCTCAACCTGTCGTTGACCCAGCTCCGCCTGGACAGGCCCCTGAAAGCCCTGGAGTATGGCCACAAGGCCCTGAAGATCGACCCCAACAACACCAAGGCCCTGTTCCGCTGTGGTCAG ACACTACAAGGACTGTTTGGACAAAGAGAAAGAGCTGTGCTCCAAGATGTTTGCTGA
- the LOC112257970 gene encoding E3 ubiquitin-protein ligase rififylin isoform X2: MEHVCVDCKKNFCGRCSVQLEPPCPRLCHTCQRFHGTLFDRAQLMRLKVRELRDYLHLHEVPTQTCREKEELVELVLGQQTPSTSRSSETVSSQPGAHNNVPSPDTPSPPQTQGPTSPDTLSPEQPEQSAPEAESEQISDEEEEEEEEEEDEDEESSDSEETLMPGRRASLSDLSRVEDIEGLSVRQLKEILARNFVNYKGCCEKWELMERVTRLYNDQKDLQNLVSNTKNEEDPAAPKSQEENLCRICMDSPIDCVLLECGHMVTCSKCGKRMSECPICRQYVVRAVHVFRS; the protein is encoded by the exons CATGTCTGTGTGGACTGCAAGAAGAACTTCTGTGGCCGCTGCTCGGTGCAGCTGGAGCCGCCATGCCCGCGCCTCTGCCACACATGTCAGCGGTTTCACGGAACCCTCTTCGACCGCGCCCAGTTGATGAGACTCAAG GTGCGGGAGCTGCGTGACTACCTCCACCTGCACGAGGTGCCCACCCAGACGTGCCGGGAAAAGGAGGAGCTGGTTGAGCTGGTCTTGGGCCAGCAGACCCCCAGCACCAGCAGAAGCAGTGAGACCGTGTCCTCCCAGCCTGGGGCTCACAACAATGTCCCCTCCCCAGACACACCGTCCCCTCCCCAGACACAGGGCCCTACCAGCCCCGACACATTGAGCCCAGAGCAGCCAGAACAATCAGCCCCTGAGGCAGAATCAGAGCAGATCTCTgatgaggaagaagaagaggaggaggaggaggaggatgaggatgaagaG TCATCGGACAGCGAGGAGACCCTGATGCCCGGCCGCAGAGCCTCTCTGTCTGACCTGAGCCGCGTGGAGGATATCGAGGGCCTGAGCGTGCGCCAGCTCAAGGAGATCTTGGCCCGCAACTTTGTCAACTACAAAGGCTGCTGCGAGAAGTGGgagctgatggagagagtcaCCCGCCTCTACAACGACCAGAAGGACCTCCAGAACCTAG TTTCAAATACAAAAAATGAAGAAG ACCCTGCAGCTCCCAAGAGCCAGGAGGAGAACCTCTGTCGGATCTGCATGGACTCTCCCATTGACTGTGTGCTGCTGGAGTGTGGCCACATGGTCACCTGCAGCAAGTGTGGCAAGCGCATGAGCGAGTGCCCCATCTGCAGACAGTACGTGGTACGGGCGGTGCACGTCTTCAGGTCCTGA